A DNA window from Andrena cerasifolii isolate SP2316 chromosome 16, iyAndCera1_principal, whole genome shotgun sequence contains the following coding sequences:
- the LOC143377822 gene encoding putative ATP-dependent RNA helicase DHX57 isoform X1, producing MDRNSIQLMEDITLEGRDVGKGVMNAPAKNKGKGESPSFSSKLKVELQTLRISDESERQLYDTLKHIYGSNFKLADASEFKDKKSNLGKQYWMERGNLVVRAIVDYSSKDTTPKTQEQITRQFATSKLESYGFHQSHCIEALIHTDGDMGKALEVLFCKYYGLENIVRNATSDNVDTTDLLERRQEEKEALESIYGDMFVEKIRNQIWIVQVKLDYLVRNEEIEQEIRKIKQQQEKEKEREICRLFINKKCRFGNKCRFLHQQPQVLKMPERKDPQFTLEIRFPEDCKYPYEPPYFYFYKDDGTFPSINCLRTGRRLYDEALSLSEDGTPSIFSIISLLENEYEIKGYLEENKEQFIDPNELLFPKLSGSEGATDAATHYELGSTNKKNRNNITWEEVLKEDDLIQKNFKEKQKSAKYKKMREVREKLPAWSKMDNILDIIHKNQVTIISGETGCGKSTQVPQFLLDDWILNRSESKEHVNIICTQPRRISAIGVAERVAAERDERIGNTVGYQIRLESKLSSRTRLTFCTIGILLQRLSANPELADVTHVVVDEVHERSAESDFLLMLLKDLLSRRSNLNVILMSATLNAEVFSSYFREAPVLCIPGKTFAVEQIFLEDIIERINYVLEENSKFTRRIKGDWEQLQIDLETAEVDGSCGAVPRESIQDENLTLTQIVCRYQGYDKQTHKNLYVMDHEKINFELIEAILEWIMFGDHDYPNTGSILVFLPGFAEIIALKNRLIDNKYLSPKTGKFLIVPLHSTLSNEEQNLVFKKIGDVRKIVLSTNLAETSITIDDCVFVIDSGKMKETRFNANQNMESLETCWVSRANAMQRKGRAGRVMPGVCVHLYTSYKFKYHFSAQPIPEILRIPLEPLLLRIQLLHKGRKVDLYKVLGKLLEPPTDENIYSAIKRLQDVGAFNAEYTLTPLGHHLAALPVNVRIGKLILFGAIFCCLDSALTIAACLSHKNPFTVPFEKKHEVDAKKEFFTANSDHLTILKAYKKWLEACTRSNYAGQVFAGENYLSVRTLYTLADIKYQFLELLVSIGFVPIDLPKRQPNVDKILDITGFDLNINNDNYKLLQGLLCVALYPNVVKVFTPEKSFQVQSAGAVPIQPKAEELRFQTKNDGFVSIHPSSVNFHIGHFPSPYLVFQEKIKTSKIFIKEVTMVPILPLILFSGYELNIELHNGIFIISLEGWILFSVESHRVGQLLQRMRIELVKLLEEKMKDPLLNLLNHQSGKKIIQTIVNVLTRE from the exons ATGGATCGTAATAGCATTCAGTTAATGGAAGACATCACGTTGGAAGGAAGAGATGTGGGAAAGGGTGTCAT GAACGCACCAGCAAAAAATAAAGGTAAAGGCGAAAGCCCTTCCTTTTCGAGCAAACTCAAAGTGGAATTGCAAACTTTGAGAATATCCGATGAATCCGAACGCCAGCTTTATGACACATTAAAACATATTTATGGCTCT AATTTTAAACTCGCCGACGCATCGGAATTCAAAGACAAAAAGTCGAACTTAGGGAAACAGTATTGGATGGAAAGAGGGAATCTAGTTGTTAGAGCAATAGTCGATTATTCTTCCAAAGATACTACACCTAAAACTCAAGAACAGATCACTAGACAATTTGCGACATCTAAACTTGAAAGTTATGG TTTTCACCAGTCGCATTGCATCGAGGCATTAATACACACGGATGGCGACATGGGAAAAGCTTTAGAAGTTTTATTCTGCAAATACTATGGCCTTGAAAATATTGTAAGGAACGCGACGTCTGATAACGTTGATACGACAGATTTATTGGAGAGGCGGCAGGAAGAGAAGGAAGCGCTCGAGTCTATTTACGGGGATATGTTCGTAGAAAAGATAAGAAATCAAATTTGGATTGTGCAAGTTAAGTTGGATTATTTAGTGAGGAACGAAGAAATAGAGCAGGAAATACGAAAGATTAAGCAGCAacaagaaaaggaaaaggagagggAAATCTgtagattatttattaataaaaagtgtAGATTTGGAAATAAGTGTAGATTTTTACATCAGCAACCACAAGTGTTAAAAATGCCGGAAAGAAAGGATCCACAGTTTACATTGGAAATAAGATTTCCAGAAG aTTGTAAATATCCATACGAACCACCATATTTCTACTTTTATAAAGATGATGGTACATTTCCGAGTATAAACTGCTTGAGAACAGGAAGAAGATTGTACGACGAAGCGTTGTCGTTATCTGAAGATGGCACCCcttctattttttctataatatccCTTTTGGAGAATGAATATGAAATAAAAGGGTACTTGGAAGAAAATAAAGAACAGTTCATTGATCCGAACGAATTACTTTTTCCGAAGCTGTCGGGCAGTGAGGGTGCAACAGACGCGGCTACGCACTATGAATTAGGATCTACCAATAAAAAGAATAGGAACAACATTACGTGGGAAGAAGTATTGAAGGAAGACGACCTAATCCAAAAGAATTTCAAAGAGAAACAAAAAAGtgctaaatacaaaaaaatgagAGAAGTCAGAGAGAAATTGCCAGCGTGGTCTAAAATGGACAACATTTTAGACATAATACACAAAAACCAAGTTACCATAATTTCAGGTGAAACAGGATGCGGCAAAAGTACGCAG GTGCCACAATTCTTATTAGACGATTGGATATTAAATAGATCCGAATCCAAAGAGCATGTTAACATAATATGTACGCAACCTCGAAGAATAAGTGCAATTGGAGTAGCAGAGAGGGTTGCGGCAGAGAGAGATGAACGTATAGGGAATACAGTAGGGTATCAGATACGATTGGAAAGCAAGCTTTCCAGCAGAACTAGATTAACATTTTGTACAATTGGAATTTTATTACAAAGATTATCCGCGAATCCAGAGCTAGCTGACGTAACGCACGTTGTCGTAGATGAGGTCCATGAAAGAAGTGCGGAGAG CGACTTCCTACTGATGCTCTTAAAGGATTTGTTGTCGAGAAGATCAAACCTGAATGTAATACTTATGAGCGCGACACTGAATGCCGAGGTGTTCTCTTCATACTTTAGAGAAGCCCCCGTGTTATGCATTCCGGGAAAAACGTTCGCCGTTGAACAGATCTTTTTAGAGGATATAATCGAAAGGATAAATTATGTgctcgaagaaaattcaaaattcacgcGCAGAATCAAAGGTGATTGGGAGCAGCTACAAATAGACTTAGAAACTGCGGAGGTTGACGGGAGTTGTGGTGCTGTGCCCAGAGAATCCATTCAAGATGAAAATTTAACGTTAACGCAAATTGTCTGTAGATATCAAGGCTATGATAAGCAAACGCATAAGAATTTGTACGTCATGGACCATGAAAAGATTAATTTTGAACTTATAGAGGCAATATTAGAATGGATTATGTTTGGGGACCACGATTATCCAAACACAGGCTCTATTTTA GTATTTTTACCGGGTTTCGCGGAAATCATCGCACTGAAAAATCGATTGATTGATAATAAGTATCTTTCACCAAAGACTGGAAAGTTTCTCATTGTGCCGTTGCATTCAACTTTATCCAACGAGGAGCAGAATTTGGTATTCAAGAAGATTGGGGATGTTAGAAAAATAGTGCTGAGCACAAACTTAGCTGAAACGTCTATTACTATAGACGATTGTGTCTTCGTAATTGATAGTGGAAAAATGAAAGAGACTAGGTTCAACGCAAATCAAAACATGGAAAGCTTAGAAACGTGCTGGGTGTCGCGCGCAAATGCAATGCAGAGGAAAGGTCGTGCTGGACGTGTAATGCCTGGAGTTTGCGTGCATCTGTATACTTCTTATAA ATTTAAGTACCACTTTTCAGCACAACCGATACCTGAGATACTGAGAATTCCTCTGGAACCATTGCTCTTACGTATTCAACTTTTGCATAAAGGAAGAAAAGTTGACTTGTATAAAGTGTTAG GCAAATTGTTAGAACCACCGACAGATGAGAATATTTATAGTGCAATTAAACGCTTACAAGATGTTGGTGCATTTAATGCCGAATACACATTGACTCCGTTGGGCCATCATCTCGCAGCACTGCCTGTAAATGTACGGATTGGGAAGCTAATATTATTCGGAGCAATTTTTTGCTGCCTCGACTCCGCCCTTACTATCGCAGCCTGTTTGTCGCATAAAAATCCATTCACTGTACCTTTCGAGAAGAAACACGAAGTAGACGCGAAGAAAGAGTTTTTCACAGCCAATTCTGATCATTTAACTATTCTCAAAGCGTACAag AAATGGTTAGAGGCATGTACGCGCAGTAATTATGCGGGGCAAGTTTTTGCTGGCGAGAACTATTTATCTGTGCGTACATTATACACATTGGCGGACATAAAGTATCAATTCTTGGAATTATTAGTTTCGATTGGCTTCGTTCCCATCGATTTGCCTAAACGGCAACCAAACGTTGATAAGATCTTGGATATCACTGGGTTCGACCTAAATATCAACAATGATAATTACAAGCTACTCCAAGGTTTACTGTGCGTGGCTCTTTATCCTAATGTTGTGAAAGTCTTTACACCAGAAAAATCCTTTCAAGTGCAATCTGCAGGTGCAGTTCCGATACAACCTAAGGCAGAGGAACTTAGGTTTCAAACAAAGAACGATGGCTTTGTCAGCATCCATCCATCCTCCGTTAACTTCCACATCGGTCACTTCCCAAGTCCGTATCTGGTATTtcaagagaaaattaaaactagcaaaatatttattaaggAAGTCACGATGGTGCCAATTCTGCCGTTGATTCTATTCTCCGGTTACGAGTTGAACATAGAACTGCACAatggaatatttattatatctttaGAAGGCTGGATCTTGTTCAGCGTCGAATCGCACAGG GTGGGCCAACTTCTACAAAGGATGAGAATAGAGTTGGTTAAATTATTAgaagagaaaatgaaagatcCCCTTTTAAATCTGTTGAATCATCAGAGCGGAAAAAAGATTATACAAACGATTGTGAATGTACTAACACGTGAATag
- the LOC143377822 gene encoding putative ATP-dependent RNA helicase DHX57 isoform X2: MDRNSIQLMEDITLEGRDVGKGVMNAPAKNKGKGESPSFSSKLKVELQTLRISDESERQLYDTLKHIYGSNFKLADASEFKDKKSNLGKQYWMERGNLVVRAIVDYSSKDTTPKTQEQITRQFATSKLESYGFHQSHCIEALIHTDGDMGKALEVLFCKYYGLENIVRNATSDNVDTTDLLERRQEEKEALESIYGDMFVEKIRNQIWIVQVKLDYLVRNEEIEQEIRKIKQQQEKEKEREICRLFINKKCRFGNKCRFLHQQPQVLKMPERKDPQFTLEIRFPEDCKYPYEPPYFYFYKDDGTFPSINCLRTGRRLYDEALSLSEDGTPSIFSIISLLENEYEIKGYLEENKEQFIDPNELLFPKLSGSEGATDAATHYELGSTNKKNRNNITWEEVLKEDDLIQKNFKEKQKSAKYKKMREVREKLPAWSKMDNILDIIHKNQVTIISGETGCGKSTQVPQFLLDDWILNRSESKEHVNIICTQPRRISAIGVAERVAAERDERIGNTVGYQIRLESKLSSRTRLTFCTIGILLQRLSANPELADVTHVVVDEVHERSAESDFLLMLLKDLLSRRSNLNVILMSATLNAEVFSSYFREAPVLCIPGKTFAVEQIFLEDIIERINYVLEENSKFTRRIKGDWEQLQIDLETAEVDGSCGAVPRESIQDENLTLTQIVCRYQGYDKQTHKNLYVMDHEKINFELIEAILEWIMFGDHDYPNTGSILVFLPGFAEIIALKNRLIDNKYLSPKTGKFLIVPLHSTLSNEEQNLVFKKIGDVRKIVLSTNLAETSITIDDCVFVIDSGKMKETRFNANQNMESLETCWVSRANAMQRKGRAGRVMPGVCVHLYTSYKFKYHFSAQPIPEILRIPLEPLLLRIQLLHKGRKVDLYKVLGKLLEPPTDENIYSAIKRLQDVGAFNAEYTLTPLGHHLAALPVNVRIGKLILFGAIFCCLDSALTIAACLSHKNPFTVPFEKKHEVDAKKEFFTANSDHLTILKAYKKWLEACTRSNYAGQVFAGENYLSVRTLYTLADIKYQFLELLVSIGFVPIDLPKRQPNVDKILDITGFDLNINNDNYKLLQGLLCSSDTT; this comes from the exons ATGGATCGTAATAGCATTCAGTTAATGGAAGACATCACGTTGGAAGGAAGAGATGTGGGAAAGGGTGTCAT GAACGCACCAGCAAAAAATAAAGGTAAAGGCGAAAGCCCTTCCTTTTCGAGCAAACTCAAAGTGGAATTGCAAACTTTGAGAATATCCGATGAATCCGAACGCCAGCTTTATGACACATTAAAACATATTTATGGCTCT AATTTTAAACTCGCCGACGCATCGGAATTCAAAGACAAAAAGTCGAACTTAGGGAAACAGTATTGGATGGAAAGAGGGAATCTAGTTGTTAGAGCAATAGTCGATTATTCTTCCAAAGATACTACACCTAAAACTCAAGAACAGATCACTAGACAATTTGCGACATCTAAACTTGAAAGTTATGG TTTTCACCAGTCGCATTGCATCGAGGCATTAATACACACGGATGGCGACATGGGAAAAGCTTTAGAAGTTTTATTCTGCAAATACTATGGCCTTGAAAATATTGTAAGGAACGCGACGTCTGATAACGTTGATACGACAGATTTATTGGAGAGGCGGCAGGAAGAGAAGGAAGCGCTCGAGTCTATTTACGGGGATATGTTCGTAGAAAAGATAAGAAATCAAATTTGGATTGTGCAAGTTAAGTTGGATTATTTAGTGAGGAACGAAGAAATAGAGCAGGAAATACGAAAGATTAAGCAGCAacaagaaaaggaaaaggagagggAAATCTgtagattatttattaataaaaagtgtAGATTTGGAAATAAGTGTAGATTTTTACATCAGCAACCACAAGTGTTAAAAATGCCGGAAAGAAAGGATCCACAGTTTACATTGGAAATAAGATTTCCAGAAG aTTGTAAATATCCATACGAACCACCATATTTCTACTTTTATAAAGATGATGGTACATTTCCGAGTATAAACTGCTTGAGAACAGGAAGAAGATTGTACGACGAAGCGTTGTCGTTATCTGAAGATGGCACCCcttctattttttctataatatccCTTTTGGAGAATGAATATGAAATAAAAGGGTACTTGGAAGAAAATAAAGAACAGTTCATTGATCCGAACGAATTACTTTTTCCGAAGCTGTCGGGCAGTGAGGGTGCAACAGACGCGGCTACGCACTATGAATTAGGATCTACCAATAAAAAGAATAGGAACAACATTACGTGGGAAGAAGTATTGAAGGAAGACGACCTAATCCAAAAGAATTTCAAAGAGAAACAAAAAAGtgctaaatacaaaaaaatgagAGAAGTCAGAGAGAAATTGCCAGCGTGGTCTAAAATGGACAACATTTTAGACATAATACACAAAAACCAAGTTACCATAATTTCAGGTGAAACAGGATGCGGCAAAAGTACGCAG GTGCCACAATTCTTATTAGACGATTGGATATTAAATAGATCCGAATCCAAAGAGCATGTTAACATAATATGTACGCAACCTCGAAGAATAAGTGCAATTGGAGTAGCAGAGAGGGTTGCGGCAGAGAGAGATGAACGTATAGGGAATACAGTAGGGTATCAGATACGATTGGAAAGCAAGCTTTCCAGCAGAACTAGATTAACATTTTGTACAATTGGAATTTTATTACAAAGATTATCCGCGAATCCAGAGCTAGCTGACGTAACGCACGTTGTCGTAGATGAGGTCCATGAAAGAAGTGCGGAGAG CGACTTCCTACTGATGCTCTTAAAGGATTTGTTGTCGAGAAGATCAAACCTGAATGTAATACTTATGAGCGCGACACTGAATGCCGAGGTGTTCTCTTCATACTTTAGAGAAGCCCCCGTGTTATGCATTCCGGGAAAAACGTTCGCCGTTGAACAGATCTTTTTAGAGGATATAATCGAAAGGATAAATTATGTgctcgaagaaaattcaaaattcacgcGCAGAATCAAAGGTGATTGGGAGCAGCTACAAATAGACTTAGAAACTGCGGAGGTTGACGGGAGTTGTGGTGCTGTGCCCAGAGAATCCATTCAAGATGAAAATTTAACGTTAACGCAAATTGTCTGTAGATATCAAGGCTATGATAAGCAAACGCATAAGAATTTGTACGTCATGGACCATGAAAAGATTAATTTTGAACTTATAGAGGCAATATTAGAATGGATTATGTTTGGGGACCACGATTATCCAAACACAGGCTCTATTTTA GTATTTTTACCGGGTTTCGCGGAAATCATCGCACTGAAAAATCGATTGATTGATAATAAGTATCTTTCACCAAAGACTGGAAAGTTTCTCATTGTGCCGTTGCATTCAACTTTATCCAACGAGGAGCAGAATTTGGTATTCAAGAAGATTGGGGATGTTAGAAAAATAGTGCTGAGCACAAACTTAGCTGAAACGTCTATTACTATAGACGATTGTGTCTTCGTAATTGATAGTGGAAAAATGAAAGAGACTAGGTTCAACGCAAATCAAAACATGGAAAGCTTAGAAACGTGCTGGGTGTCGCGCGCAAATGCAATGCAGAGGAAAGGTCGTGCTGGACGTGTAATGCCTGGAGTTTGCGTGCATCTGTATACTTCTTATAA ATTTAAGTACCACTTTTCAGCACAACCGATACCTGAGATACTGAGAATTCCTCTGGAACCATTGCTCTTACGTATTCAACTTTTGCATAAAGGAAGAAAAGTTGACTTGTATAAAGTGTTAG GCAAATTGTTAGAACCACCGACAGATGAGAATATTTATAGTGCAATTAAACGCTTACAAGATGTTGGTGCATTTAATGCCGAATACACATTGACTCCGTTGGGCCATCATCTCGCAGCACTGCCTGTAAATGTACGGATTGGGAAGCTAATATTATTCGGAGCAATTTTTTGCTGCCTCGACTCCGCCCTTACTATCGCAGCCTGTTTGTCGCATAAAAATCCATTCACTGTACCTTTCGAGAAGAAACACGAAGTAGACGCGAAGAAAGAGTTTTTCACAGCCAATTCTGATCATTTAACTATTCTCAAAGCGTACAag AAATGGTTAGAGGCATGTACGCGCAGTAATTATGCGGGGCAAGTTTTTGCTGGCGAGAACTATTTATCTGTGCGTACATTATACACATTGGCGGACATAAAGTATCAATTCTTGGAATTATTAGTTTCGATTGGCTTCGTTCCCATCGATTTGCCTAAACGGCAACCAAACGTTGATAAGATCTTGGATATCACTGGGTTCGACCTAAATATCAACAATGATAATTACAAGCTACTCCAAGGTTTACT GTGCAGTTCCGATACAACCTAA
- the LOC143377840 gene encoding 3-oxoacyl-[acyl-carrier-protein] reductase FabG-like yields the protein MAFAGKVVLITGASSGIGAATAVHFSQLGASLSLTGRNVQNLNAVVEKCKPAKTFVVTGELTNEADAKNVIESTVKHYGRLDVLVNNAGILESGSIENTSLEQYDKLFNINVRSVYNLTMLAVPHIVKTKGNIVNVSSVCGLRAFPGVLSYCMSKSAIDQFTRCIALELAEKQVRVNAVNPGVVKTNLHKTSGMSEEQLKTFFEHSKETHALGRSGDVTEVAKSIAFLASDDAGFITGATLPVDGGRHAMCPR from the exons ATGGCATTTGCAGGAAAAGTTGTTCTAATAACAGGCGCTAGCTCTGGCATCGGAGCAGCGACAGCTGTACATTTTTCTCAACTAGGAGCCTCGTTGTCATTAACAGGCCGTAATGTACAAAATTTGAATGCAGTCGTAGAAAAATGTAAACCTGCTAAAACATTTGTTGTGACTGGAGAATTAACTAATGAAGCTGATGCGAAAAATGTTATTGAGTCTACTGTTAAACATTACGGTAGATTAGATGTTCTGGTTAATAATGCCGGTATATTGGAGAGTGGAAGCATCGAAAACACTTCCTTAGAGCAATACGATAA gTTATTCAACATAAACGTACGTTCAGTTTATAATTTGACAATGTTAGCTGTTCCGCATATAGTGAAAACTAAGGGCAACATTGTAAATGTGTCGAGTGTTTGCGGACTACGAGCATTCCCAGGAGTCCTATCATACTGTATGAGTAAATCTGCGATTGACCAGTTTACTCGTTGCATCGCTCTTGAGCTTGCAGAGAAACAA GTACGAGTGAATGCTGTGAACCCTGGTGTGGTAAAAACGAATCTTCATAAAACTAGTGGAATGTCGGAGGAACAATTGAAGACATTTTTTGAGCACTCTAAAGAGACTCATGCGCTCGGTAGATCAGGAGACGTTACAGAGGTCGCAAAATCAATTGCATTTTTGGCAAGCGACGACGCTGGTTTTATTACAGGTGCCACTTTGCCAGTAGATGGTGGCAGACACGCTATGTGCCCACGATAA
- the LOC143377852 gene encoding 3-oxoacyl-[acyl-carrier-protein] reductase FabG-like: MAFAGKVVLITGAGSGIGAATAINFSRLGATLSLTGRNVKNLNAVVENCKPVQTFVVPGDVTIEADVKNVIESTVKHYGRLDVLVNNAGIIEYGTIENTSLEQYDRILNVNVRSVYNLTMLAVPHIVKTKGNIVNVSSVYGLRAFPGVLPYAMSKSAINQFTRCIALELAGKQVRINAVNPGVIITDLFKTGGMTDEEVKAFFENCKQTHALGRPGDVTEVAKTIAFLASDGASFITGVTLSVDGGKHAMCPR; encoded by the exons ATGGCATTTGCAGGAAAAGTTGTTTTAATAACAGGAGCTGGCTCTGGCATTGGGGCAGCGACGGCTATAAATTTTTCCCGCCTGGGAGCCACGTTGTCACTAACAGGCCgtaatgtaaaaaatttgaatGCAGTTGTCGAAAACTGTAAACCAGTTCAAACATTTGTTGTGCCCGGCGATGTAACCATCGAGGCTgatgtaaaaaatgttattgaGTCTACTGTTAAACATTACGGTAGATTAGACGTTCTGGTTAATAATGCTGGTATAATCGAATACGGAACCATCGAAAACACTTCCTTAGAGCAATACGATAG gATACTCAATGTCAATGTACGTTCAGTTTATAATTTGACAATGTTAGCTGTTCCGCATATAGTGAAAACTAAAGGCAACATTGTAAATGTGTCGAGTGTTTACGGACTACGAGCATTCCCAGGGGTCCTACCATACGCTATGAGTAAATCTGCGATTAACCAATTTACGCGTTGCATTGCTCTTGAGCTTGCAGGAAAGCAA GTACGGATAAATGCTGTAAACCCTGGTGTGATAATAACAGACCTTTTTAAAACTGGTGGAATGACAGACGAGGAAGTAAAAGCATTTTTTGAGAATTGTAAACAGACTCATGCACTCGGTAGGCCAGGAGACGTTACAGAGGTTGCAAAAACAATTGCATTCTTGGCAAGTGACGGCGCTAGTTTCATTACAGGTGTCACTCTATCAGTAGATGGTGGCAAACACGCTATGTGCCCACGTTAG
- the LOC143377849 gene encoding riboflavin kinase-like: MCTKSLPYFLSGLVVRGFGRGSKSLGIPTANLEDKVVDALPDDFNTGIYYGWASIDGQVHKMVASIGWNPFYKNEKKTVEVHLLHEFDDDFYGKEIKVIFAGYIRAEQDFTSKEELIKAINNDIAVAEEHLQQPDINVYKSNEFLSG; the protein is encoded by the exons ATGTGTACCAAAAGTTTACCGTATTTTTTATCGGGATTGGTGGTCCGAGGTTTCGGCAGGGGCTCCAAAAGTTTAGGAATACCCACAG caAATCTTGAAGATAAGGTAGTTGATGCTTTACCTGATGATTTTAATACTGGAATCTATTACGGGTGGGCTTCTATAGACGGACAAGTACATAAAATGGTCGCAAGTATTGGCTGGAATCCATTTTacaaaaatgagaaaaagaCAGTG GAAGTGCATTTACTGCATGAATTTGATGATGACTTTTACGGGAAAGAAATTAAAGTCATTTTCGCGGGTTACATACGAGCGGAACAAGATTTTACTTCCAAAG aggaattaattaaagcgaTAAATAATGATATTGCGGTCGCTGAAGAGCACTTGCAACAACCcgatataaatgtttataagaGCAATGAATTCCTATCAGGGTAG